Proteins from a single region of Cydia strobilella chromosome 2, ilCydStro3.1, whole genome shotgun sequence:
- the LOC134748802 gene encoding uncharacterized protein LOC134748802, with protein MFFMFQSGLICTMLLICRYLSPSLKNFNITLSDLYVYSCLNIRPVYLSKMCELFTNQKNKTLLLLLNILVYGELGKKDGYYNQIQTMVNLVQTRKMELSTNVFTANLQTILNFFGRLVSYIVLMIQYFYMHVFSE; from the exons ATGTTTTTCATGTTCCAGTCTGGTTTAATCTGCACTATGCTACTAATTTGTAGATATTTATCGCCATCGTTAAAG AATTTTAATATAACCTTAAGTGACCTGTATGTTTACTCATGCTTAAACATTCGTCCTGTATATCTATCCAAAATGTGTGAACTGTTCAcgaatcaaaaaaataaaacgttgcTACTGCTGCTGAATATTTTGGTTTATGGCGAACTTggtaaga aagaTGGATATTACAACCAAATTCAAACCATGGTTAACCTTGTCCAGACACGAAAAATGGAATTATCTACTAATGTGTTCACTGCAAACCTGCAGACAATTCTTAATTTTTTCGGACGGCTGGTCTCATACATTGTTCTTATGATACAGTATTTTTATATGCACGTGTTTTCTGAATAA